The Phormidium sp. PBR-2020 DNA segment GCCGGTGCTGCCCACATTAATGCGGGTTCCCCGAGGTAATACGGGACTCGGGGTGGCCATTCCCCAGTGATACCCCCGTCCTGGAGCTTCTTTTGCCCGAGCAATGGGTGAGCCAATCATGACGCCATCGGCACCGCAGGCAATACATTTACAAATATCACCACCCGTCACGAGACCGCCATCAGCAATGACGGCAACGTATTTGCCGGTTTCTTTAAAGAAATCATCCCGAGCTGCGGCACAATCAGCCACCGCTGTTGCTTGCGGGACGCCAACCCCCAACACCCCCCGAGAGGTACAAGCGGCCCCGGGGCCAATTCCCACAAGAATTGCTGCGGCACCGGTTTTCATGAGGTTAAGCGCCACCTCGTAGGTGACACAGTTCCCCAACACCACCGGCATGGGCATTTGTTCGCAGAACTCGGCTAAATCCAAGGGCGTAATGGTCTCAGGAGACAGATGAGCTGTCGAAACTACCGTTGCTTGGACAAACACTAAGTCCGCTTGTGCTTCGGCAATGGCGTTGCCAAACTTGACGGCCCCGGCTGGAGTCACGCTGACTGCGGCAATGCCACCCTGCTGTTTAATTTCCTGAATCCGTTTGACAATCAGCTCATCACGAATTGGCTGACTGTAGAGTTCTTGCATGAGAGGCACGAACTCCGTTTTATCAACGGAGGCAATGCGATCAAGAATCGGGTTCGGATCGTCATAACGCGTTTGAATGCCCTCAAGGTTGAGGACACCCAAGGCACCGAGTTCAGACAGTTTAACTGCCATCTGTACGTCCACCACGCCGTCCATCGCACTGGCAATGATAGGGATGTCCCGTTTGATTCCGCCGATTTCCCAACTTGTATCGGCAAGGATCGGATCGAGGGTGCGGTTTCCCGGCACTAGAGCGATTTCGTCAATTCCGTAGGCGCGACGAGCGTTTTTTCCCCGTCCAA contains these protein-coding regions:
- a CDS encoding GuaB3 family IMP dehydrogenase-related protein, giving the protein MDIEIGRGKNARRAYGIDEIALVPGNRTLDPILADTSWEIGGIKRDIPIIASAMDGVVDVQMAVKLSELGALGVLNLEGIQTRYDDPNPILDRIASVDKTEFVPLMQELYSQPIRDELIVKRIQEIKQQGGIAAVSVTPAGAVKFGNAIAEAQADLVFVQATVVSTAHLSPETITPLDLAEFCEQMPMPVVLGNCVTYEVALNLMKTGAAAILVGIGPGAACTSRGVLGVGVPQATAVADCAAARDDFFKETGKYVAVIADGGLVTGGDICKCIACGADGVMIGSPIARAKEAPGRGYHWGMATPSPVLPRGTRINVGSTGTLEQILRGPAQLDDGTHNFVGALQTSMGTLGAKNLQEMQQVEIAIAPSLLTEGKVYQKAQQLGMGK